Part of the Sorghum bicolor cultivar BTx623 chromosome 1, Sorghum_bicolor_NCBIv3, whole genome shotgun sequence genome, AAACGTTTGAGCGTTGTTTCCAATGCATCGGAAACTGAGTGAAATCTCCGTTGAGACGCTTCCTTCGTTTCATCGGTGATTTTTTCTTCCTCCTCTAGACTTTCGATGGGACACGGTGAGAGCACGGATGCCGGACGCGGGCGTGACCTCCACGCGGGCGTCGCCGGACGCGAGGCGAGGCACGCGGCGAACAGCCATGGCGGCCTACCGGCCTCTCCAGGCGTGAGCGGGAGCTCCGCCGACCCGGGCGAGAGCTCCTCCGTCGCAGGCGCAGAAGACCATCGCGGACCTCCGCCATAGCTCTGCTCTGTTTTCTTCCTTCTGCTCTCCCTCACGACCGAACACGGGATGGGGTCATGGGACATGAAACTGCCTTCAGCCAAACCGGGCGTGGCCGCTGACGTACGGGCTCCACCGGACGGGAAAGCCACGGGTGTGAGCTACGCAAGGCACACCTCTGTCGTGCGCTCGCGTGAGCCAGACGCCATCGCACAGAGAGGATAAAGGGAGACACCGATGGGACCCACGGAAAACTAAAATAGTCCTATGAAACTGTGTAACAAAATTATGCATTGAGAGATATATGTTTCATGTAAAGTTTTATGTCTTGGAAACTGGGAGATGAAACATTGCATTTACACTGGCCTTAACAGGGATGTCTTCCGTTTGAGAAATGTTTTATCACAGGGATGTCTTCCGTTTTAGGTTAACAGGCAACGGTGATAACTATGTTTATTGAAAGAAAAGTTCCGTTTGGGAATTATCACAGGGATGTCTTCCTTTTTTACACTAACAGTGTcttatatgataagataatatttatgatactaaataaataataccATCAGGTTCTTCGTTaagtatatttttatagtatatctattttgaTGTCGTAAAATCTTTAATTCTTTTTATAGTTTATCAAAtttaagatgctttgactcttcaagattcatAGAATtactataatttaggatggcgCATAGAATTTCACAAGAATAATACAGGATTTCTGCAGGAACCGGTTCATTTTCATAGGAAACGCACAGAAAACAACACGGATGAAATTAGCTAGGTTTGGAAAACCATGCTATTCACAATCCTTTTGTTCCGAGTGCCAGCTCAGGTTCTGCAACACCAAGTTTCATGAAATTCTTAATCAAAACCCTCCAGAGGGAGATTGAGAATTGAGGGTTCCGGTTTTACAAAGTGCACGCTGTAGCAAACATATACATTAGATCAGCTGCTTCAAAACTCCGGCAATTTTCCATCAAGTGTACTACATACAATGGGGTATTAATAGTACTGTCCCATTTTGATTTCATCTATTATAACTAAACAACAGCCATTTACAAATCTTAGGGTGTTATATAGCTTATAGCATATGCTCAGTACGAGGAATGAGTGATCTCTTACATCCAACTTATGCACAATCCCTACTCAGAACTTGCCCTCAATGAAACCGCCCAAGCCATTGATTTTTAAGAACTTCTTTATCACAAGTGCCATAATAGCAAGAGTCAGCCCAAATGCAGCCAAGGTCAACAGCCTGTCATGCTTTGGCTTCTGGATCGCAACAGCAGGATTCTGCAGAGACGAAGGAACTGTTGGAATGTTCTCTCTATGGCTCGCTTCAGGCACATGATGGTTGGCAACCTCAACAGCTGAGGCTTCACCAGTGTTTTCTGCAACCCCCGATTCAGATTCAGGCACAGGAAGGCCACTCAACGAGCCTGACATAGACCCAGATGTGTTGTCACCTTCATCTACCTTGTCTGCATGCTCACCAGAAGCGTTAGGTGTGGGTAATTGGTTAGACTCCTCGTTTGGCACATTTGGTAGCGCTTGGGGGACAGGAGGAGCCTTACTGAGCATTTGCTCATGGATCTGTGGTTGAAACAGTACGTCGTCAAAAGATAGAGAAATGGCACACATTTTGAGCCTGAGCTTTGACTAGGAATTACCTCATCAATTAGTTTCTGACGTTCTGAGGAGCCAAATTTTGGCGGCGCTTCACGTGATTTTATAGCAAGTGCTCGTCTATCTTCCTTTTTGTAATCCAGTGAGCCCAATGCCCCACCAGGGTTCGTTGGCATGAATGCAATCAAGGCTACCAACGCTGTGCGGACTGCAACAGGATTTGTTTAGTTTAGTACTTAAAAGTTAAAACTTCTGTGAACACAAAATCATGAAACAGACCAGTCCACATTGGATAATCAAATACACTCCATAATAGACACCATCCGATGATTTGCAAATACAGCACCAAGCTTATGTACAAAGCAGACAAAATTAATTAATATCAAATTAAATATTTGGCCTATTTACAAAATATAGCAACTGAACAAGAAAAAACCATTCCAATTGAAATGCAAGTAAACTAAAAAACTGCTATTGACAAATTGCTGAATTGAAAACCAAATGCCAAAACATTGAGCACTTTTAGACCGGGTCATACTAATTAGTAAATGTACAACATACTCCAACATCCATAAGGGGCTGTTTGCTTTGCTACCAGGTAAAGCTGTCCGGTCCAGGCATCAACCCCAGGCATACGATTTCAGGCAGGGCCATGATTATTGCCTAGAAGGGCGTGAAGCAAACAATCCCTTAATAGTTCCCAACTATAAAAGTAAGCATAACATACATAGAAAACATATGTTCCTCCTTTGGCCTGGTCAAGCAGATAAACACTTGCTGCAGGACAATTCCTTAAGAACCAAAGAACCATTTTCTTTTGCACCATGCTCGTATAGTGTACATAACATATGTATGTGCACTATGAAAAAAATGGTGCCAACATATGAAAGAATATCAAATTACTGCTACATATTGCTATAACCAGTGAATACAAAAGAAGGGAGTTCAAAGCACGCATGAGCAAAGAAAAGCAAGACAATAGAAGACTTTTTATGAACTGTAGTGTTGAAGCACATATACAACCTGATGCCTCTTAGGTAATGACCTAATGGCACTGGAAACTGCCCACGAAAAAAAAACATTACAAAATTCTATATTCTCAGAAGCAAACCATATTTACTTTTGTCCTAGCCATAAGGCAAGTACTTGTCTGATAGTAATCCAAAgaccaaaagaaaaagaaatttaTTTTGCACCATGCTCATATAGCCCACTAAATAACAGTGGAAGATGAATAATGGTGCTTTTCAGCTTATTAGAAGGGTCCTTTAGCAAAACTGACAGAGCACTTCAGCAGTCATTTATAAACATATGACCAAAGGTTACTCACCACTCCATGAAGGCTGCCAGTGCTCAGGGTGGTAATTGGATATGCTCAAACAAATCTTCTTCTGAATCTCAAAGCGTCCACTTGGCTGCAGCACATAGTGAAGTCAGCAACGGCTCACAAACATGGTAGTGAGATAACAGAGGCTACTTAGAACAGATACTACATACCGTAAGTAGCATGAAGGACGGTGGCTTGAATGGATAATCCGAGGGTAGCTGGATCCTGCCATGATAGATTCCACCCTCAAACTCGCTGTCTCTCGGGCCAAGGATAGCAAATTGCCACTCGAAGATGTCCTCCTACTCAATGAATGTATTGTGAACCTTATCAGCGTCAATCGAAAATTGGCATTCTGAGCCAAAAATATCCCCTTCCTTCGGAGATGAAATTTAAAACATACTCCACTCGATCCGCAATCAAGTACTAAGCGGCAAGGTCCTACTGCTAATCGATCATATTACCAGTTGAATTATCAGATCTAGAAAAAAAAGCAAACCGGTCAAAAATTATCGAGACCCTAAAACACCGAACATCACAATACGAGGAAATACAATCGATGATCAGTCGAcattcgattaaggactgaataGGATCAGATCGGACAAATTTCGTTATTAAAGTGAGCGATGGTGTTGAGATTGAGACCTCGAGGGGAAGGGCCATGAAGTCGGGTGAGGGATTGGACTGCATCTCCTTGACCTCCTGCAGGATCCGCTTCACCGCCGGGTTGCTCCGATTGTACTTAGCCGTGGCCGCCATCACTTCCTCCTCGGGGAACCCTCtatcctcgccgccgccgcctaccGGCGCAAGGGTTGGGCTTGGGCAGCCTTCAAATTGGGAatcgaagaggagagagaaggagagagagagagggagagaggacgAGACACGGGAGGTAGCGGAAGACCGTGGgggatatatattatataatactaattaattaattaaatggagGCGTGGATAGGTCTCTGGCGTGTGGGGCAGAGGAGTAAGTTGGACCCACTTGTACGTGACGTGGCGGGTTGAGGTGAGATGGCGCGTCCCTATTGGTTGGAGGGTCGTGGGCGAATTGGTTGCGGGCGATCAGGGGGTCTGCTTGTCTGTTTCAGATTAAagtctgaggccttgtttagttcaccctaaaaaccaaaaagttttcaagattctccgtcacatcgaatcttgtggcacatacatgaaacattaaatataaacgaaaataaaaattaattatacagtttagctgtaaatcacgagacgaatcttttgatcctagttagtctatgattggataatatttgtcacaaacaaacgaaagtgctacagtaccgaaaagttttcacttttcggaactaaacaaggccttctcgGTTAGCCTGGCGCGAAAAATATCTCACATCTATGTGTATATAGCAGGAAAAATATTACGTTTAAGACGCTAAAAACGACTTATAATCTGAAAAGGATTGAATATAAATAATCATTGAAAAAATACTTAAGCACACTTCAAGTCTCGATCTATTGCTTTCTCAAAAGCAAAGGTAAtctcctttcaaaaaaaaaagtctcaATCTAtgtgcagaaaaatatttaatttaggaTAAACATAATACAACATGtagaaatggagggagtatcaaCCCAATCAATCTTAATATTAGTTGTTCCTAAGTATATGATGTGTGTGTGTCTAAGTCTTGCCTTGAAAAATTATTACAAAGATCATCACTAATGTAAATGTAAATTATAATAGGTAAGGACTTAAACATCATTTTTTTGACACAATGCACACACACGGCCTCccctcacgcgcacacgcatcTCTCTTACTCTCCTCACGCGTGACTTTTTCCACTTCGTGCCCCGacgttttcttcaatctttcttcCCACGCGgctcctccctctctcccttCTAGTGGCGGCGGCGAGGTCCGACGGTGGAGGCGCTGGCGCTGGCGGACGAGGTAGGATTCCTATTCTTCTTCCTCATCTTCGTCCTCCTGATGCTCCTTCTTATGGATCCACGATTTAGGGTTTCTGGCGAGTTCTTCCTCTCTTGTTCCTCCAGTAGGCTTAGAAGGGAAGATTTAGAGCGAGGAAGGCCGATCAGGCAATGAGGATGCCTGGATGCCGAtttaggggttgtggcggtagTGGAGGTTGTCGGGCTAGATCAGGGCGGGGGAAGGGGGATGGGGGCTCCATGGCCATGGTGGAGCTTCGCATGAGAGGGTGAGGAAAGAGGAGGAAGGTGTTCGTGGAGCTCTGATGAACTCTAGTATGTTCACGGGGGCTGGTGGCAGCGACGAGGGCAAGGGTCGCCGGAGAGGAGGAGGGCGGGGGAGATGGAGCCGCTAGCGCCGAAGAAGGCGGTTATGCGGTAAGCCCACTGATTTTACTACTTTTTCATTATAATATGtctgctatatttttttacATCTTTAGTTTTGTCTTAAGCATACAATTGCTTACGATAATAAGTAGGTAGACtatgaccttgtttagttttcaaaagaaaattgcaaaaaaattcagatttcccgtcacatcagaTCTTGCAACGcatcatagaacattaaatatagataaaaaattactaattgcacaatttgcctataatttgagagatgaatcttttgagcctagttagttaataattgaacaatatttatcaaatacaaacgaaagtactacattgtccattttgtaatttttttggaactaagcaAGGCCTATGCAAATATATTTCATGATAAATTTGATCTTAATAGTGCCTAATTTGATCTTAATAGTGTTTTATATAAGCTTTTAATTTAAGATAGTTTGGTTTAGGACACGGCACGACTAGAAATGattctttttggattttggatgcaggTAATATTTATTATGTCATTATAAATCGCCaaacgaaaaaaaaaagaagaagacctTTTTCCCAGTTTTGCAATCATAGACCGGAGCCACACGTGAGCGCACCGAAACGCCCCGCGCCGCGCGAAACGGCCGCACCGCACGCGTCCGAAGGCCTCCTTCTGCTTCTGACATCTAGGcccgtccttcggatcctcccTACTCCTAGTTTTTAATACTTGTCACCGACACGTACACAGAGCCAGCGTCGGCCCCACCTTTACTGCGACAGAGCGGAACAGAGGAGCCTTTCGAAGCGCAAGGAGTGGAGACTGGAGACGGAGGCCAAGGGGGGCCGTCGCAGAACTCGCGCCACCGCCCGCCATGGCTTCGTCGTCGAAGGCCTCCGACTCCTCCTCCCAACGATCCAAGGTGCACGCGGCCTCTCGATTCCATCCGCCCCGGGTTCACCGGCCCGATCTCCCCAATTTGATTGGTTTCGATTCTCTCCCTGTTTTCTGTGCCCTGCAGCGGTCGGATCAGGGGATGATGGGCAGGGACGCCGCTGCCGCCTCTGCTGTCTCGATCCACGCGAACCTGACGCAGCTGATACGCCAAATCAAATCGGGGCGCCTCGCGTACATCAAGGTGAGCGACCGCGCTCGGCCCGATCATCATGTCACTGAAATTTCGGGGGAGGAGCGTCGGTTTTAGTTTTCTCAATCGTATGTGTCGGTGGATTGGGTGTTTGGCTCTCTTTGCAGGAGAAATTGGAGGCGAACAGGAAGACGCTGCAGAGGCACTCCTGTGCGCTGTTCGAcgtggcagcggcggcggaggtGGCGTCGAGGGGCACCTATGGCGGCAACGCGCTGTCGCAGCGCGCGGCGGAGGGACAGTCCAGGCTCGCTGGGTCAGACCTGGCAAACGGGATAGGGGAGAGGGACGTGGTGTACATGCAGGAGGAGAACCTGGCGGCCGGGACGCTCGCGCTCTCCAGCTCGGGCGCTGCCGCGCAGCGGACAGTCGTGCGGTTCGTGAAGCTGCCGTTGGTTGAGAGGATCCCTCCGTACACCACTTGGATTTTCCTGGACAAGTATGGTGCTGTTGCCTACACCCCTCCCCCCTCTGATTACGTCTTACCGTATTATGCTGCTTCGCATTTTTTCTTGGAGCTCATGACTTCATGTGCCAAATTGATCTTGGAGTGAGATTATGGATTGGATAGTCGATAAACGCATGTGCTTATATGATGCTCCAAACCAATGTAGGAGTACTTAAGTCATATGATAAAATATAaaacttttgaaaaaaaaaacagcaaatTTCCATACCC contains:
- the LOC110431699 gene encoding ubiquitin-conjugating enzyme E2 32, translating into MAATAKYNRSNPAVKRILQEVKEMQSNPSPDFMALPLEEDIFEWQFAILGPRDSEFEGGIYHGRIQLPSDYPFKPPSFMLLTPSGRFEIQKKICLSISNYHPEHWQPSWSVRTALVALIAFMPTNPGGALGSLDYKKEDRRALAIKSREAPPKFGSSERQKLIDEIHEQMLSKAPPVPQALPNVPNEESNQLPTPNASGEHADKVDEGDNTSGSMSGSLSGLPVPESESGVAENTGEASAVEVANHHVPEASHRENIPTVPSSLQNPAVAIQKPKHDRLLTLAAFGLTLAIMALVIKKFLKINGLGGFIEGKF